One Cellulomonas sp. WB94 genomic window, GGCGTCGCATCGACGATCGTCGACGCGACCGGCGACGTGCTGCGCATCGTGCGGCCCGGCGCGATCTCTCTCGAGGCCTTGCGGGCCGTGGCTCCGGTCGAGGACGTCGCGCCTGACGGCGCTGCTCCGGACGACAACGCTCCCGACGACACCGCTCCCAACGACGCCGCTCCCAACGACGCCGCGCCGGACGTCGCACGACCTGTGCCGGGTGACCTCGACCGGTGAGGGTCTATCTGCTCGTCATGGCCATCGCGGCCGCGGTGACGTACCTGCTCACGCCGCTGGCGCGCTGGATCGCGCTGCGCTCGGGCGCGATCACAGCGTTGCGGGACCGTGACGTGCACACGATCCCCACGCCGCGCCTCGGCGGCCTCGCGATGCTCGCGGGCATGCTCGCTGCCCTGGCCATGGCGTCGAGGCTCCCGTTCCTGAGCGGGGTCTTCACGAACCCTCGGCCGGTGTGGGGCGTCGTCGGTGGTGCGACGCTCGTCTGCCTGCTCGGGGTCGCCGACGACATCTGGGACCTCGACTGGGTCACCAAGCTCATGGGGCAGGTGCTCGCGGCCGGCTTCATGGCCTGGAACGGCATCCAGCTCTTCCAGCTGCCGATCGCCGGCGTGCTCCTCGGCTCGCAGCGGATGTGGCTCGCGCTCACGGTCCTCACGGTCGTCGTGGCCATGAACGCGGTGAACTTCGTCGACGGCCTCGACGGGCTCGCAGCCGGGGTGGTCGCGATCGGTGGAGCGGCGTTCTTCCTCTACTCCTACCTCCTCACCCGCGGCGCGAGCCCAGGGGACTACTCGAGCTTCGCGACGCTCACCCTGGCGGTGCTCGTCGGTGCGTGCCTCGGGTTCCTGCCGCACAACCTCTACCCCGCACGCATCTTCATGGGCGACTCCGGGTCGATGCTGCTCGGGCTCGTCATCGCCGCGGCGGCCATCACCGTCACCGGGCAGATCGACGTGACCGTCGTGCTCCCGCGCCAGCAGATCCCGGCGTTCATCCCGATCCTGCTGCCGCTCGCCGTCCTGGTGCTCCCGCTCCTCGACATGGTGCTGGCTGTCGTCAGGCGCGTCGGAGCCGGTCGGTCACCGTTCCACCCCGACCGTATGCACCTGCACCACCGGCTGCTCGCGCTCGGTCACTCGCACCGACGCGCCGTGGCGATCATGTACGTGTGGACCGCCGTCTTCGCGTTCGGCGGTGCAGCGCTGGTGGTCGTCTCGACGACTGTCGCGTTCGTGGCTCTCGGTGTCGGCGTCGTCGTCGCCGTCCTGCTCACGCTCGGCCCCCTGCGCGGCGCACGCGTCGCCCCCGTCACCCCGGAGACCGTCAGATGACCACCGAACCACGCCAGTCCGCAGCCCAGCCCGTCCCGTCGTCGGCGGCCGCCGCGGTCTTCCGGCGCGCGCTGCGGGACATGCTCGTGCTCCTGGCCGCGCTCGCGGTCCTCGGCGTGGGGGCCGGCGCCCTCGTGGCCGGCCGGCCCGGGGTGTGGGGTGCCCTCATCGGTGTGGGCCTCGCGCTGGTGTTCTCGGGGACGACGATCATCTCGATGCTCGTCACGGCGCGCGCGAGCGTGCAGCAGCTCGCGGCGGTCGTCCTGGGGGCGTGGCTGGGCAAGGTCCTCGTCGTGATCGTCGTCCTCGCGCTCATCCAGGACCGTGACTTCTACGACAAGCCGGTGCTCGCTGTGGTGCTCCTCGTCGGGGTCGTCGGGTCGGCGGTCCTCGACTACCGGGCCGTCAGCCGGGGGCGTGTTCCGTACGTCGAACCGGGCGTCCAGCAGGCCGGAGGCGGTCCGGTGCAGGGCGGGGCATAGGTTAGGCTCTCACTCACATCCATGACCGCCAGGTGACGACGGCGTGCCCGCAGTGACGCGGTCGTGCGGCACCGCTGACGACTCGGAGAACGCACTGTCCAGCCTTGCGATGATCGTGCCCTTTGCCACTGGTGACGGCGGCGGCTTCCACGCGCCGACGATCGGCGACATCTTCCCGGGACCGGTCCTTTTCGACGGCACGGTCTTCGAGATCAACCGGCTGCAGATCGTGCGCTTCATCGCCGCGGCGGCGCTGATCGTGATCTTCGTGATCGCCGCGCGTCGCGCCACGCTCGTCCCGGGACGGTTCCAGAACGTTGTCGAGATGATCCTCGACTTCGTCCGTGTGAACGTCGCCGAGGAGATCCTCGGCAAGGAGAAGGCACCGAAGTTCGTCGCCCTCTTGACGACCATGTTCTGCGCGATCCTCATGTTCAACCTGATGGGGATCGTCCCCGGCCTGAACGTCGCGGCCACGGCGCTGATCGGGCTGCCCCTCATGCTCGCGGCCTGGACGTATGTGTCCTACCTGAGCGCCGGCGTCCGCGAGCTGGGTCTTGGTGGCTTCCTCAAGAACAGCCTCTTCCCCCCGGGCGTGCCGCCGTTCCTCTACGTGCTGCTCACCCCGGTCGAGTTCCTGCAGGTGTTCGTCATCCGGCCGGCGACGCTCGCGCTCCGGTTGATGGCCAACATGGTGTCTGGCCACCTCATGCTGGCGCTCTGCTTCTCGGCGACGCAGTACTTCATCTTCGAGGCCGTTCCCGCGATGAAGGGCTTCGGCGCACTGACATTCGCCGGCGGTTTCATCTTCACTCTCTTCGAGGTGTTCGTCGCGACCCTCCAGGCGTACATCTTCGTGATCCTCACGGCGGTCTACATCAACCTGTCGGTCTCGAAGGAGCACTGAGTCCCACCCCGTCGGGGGCCGCACGGTCCCCGACCACGAACTGACGTTCGGCCGCCCGGCCGACGTCGAACGGAAGGAACGAGTCACCGTGGCACTTGCGGAAACCACCACCGTCCTCGCCGAGGTCTCGGGCAACATCGCGACCATCGGTTACGGCCTTGCGGTGCTCGGCCCGGGCATCGGCCTCGGCATCCTCATCGGCAAGACCGTCGAGGGCATCGCGCGTCAGCCCGAGGTCGCCGGCCAGCTGCGCACCACCATGTTCATCGGTATCGGCTTCGTCGAGGTCCTCGGCCTCCTCGGCCTGATCACCGGGTTCCTGTTCAAGTGATCGCCGCCGCGCTGTCCGCGGCAGTCCTCACGGCCGCGGAGACGACAGGGGAGCCCGACGGGCTCGCGCTGCTCATTCCCGAGCCCTACGACATCCTCTGGTCGACGGTCGTCCTGGCAGTCATCGCCTTCTCGTTCTACCGGTTCGTCCTGCCGAAGTTCCAGGCCGTGCTCGACGAGCGGACCGCGCTGATCCAGGGCGGCATCGCCAAGGCCGAGTCGGCTCAGGCGGAGGCCGCGATCGCACTCGCCGCGTACCACCAGCAGCTCCAGGACGCCCGCACCGAGGCGGCCCGGATCCGTGAGGACGCCCGCGCCGAGGGCAGCCAGATCCTCGCGGAGCACAGGACCAAGGCGAACGAGGAGGCCGCGCGCCTCGTCGAGACGGCGCACAAGCAGATCGAGGCGGAGCGCCAGCAGGCGTCCGTGTCGCTGCGTGCGGACGTCGGCTCGCTCGCGACCCAGCTCGCGTCGAAGATCGTCGGGGAGTCGCTCGAGGACTCCGCACGTCAGTCGCGCGTCGTCGACCGCTTCCTCGACGAGCTCGAGGCCAGCACCACGACGAACGCCGGTAAGGGGAACTGATGCGCGGCACGAGTCGGGCGTCGCTGCAGTCGGCCCGGGACCGGTTCGAGCCGGTCCTGACCGCTGCGGGCGTGGGGGCGCTGACGTTGGGCCAGGAGCTCTTCGCCTTCGTCGACGCCCTGGACTCCTCCGCGTCGTTGCGTCGCACGCTCACCGACCCGTCGGTCGACGCCGACGCGAAGGGCGCCCTTGCCGCGCGTCTGCTGACGGCCGCCGACCCACGCACGGTCGAGCTGGTGCGTGACCTCGTCGGCGCGCGCTGGTCGACCGACGGCGACCTGGGCGACGCGGCCGAGGAGCTCGCGTTCCACGCGGTGCTCGCGTCCGCCGAGAACGACGGCGGCCTGCAGAAGGTCGAAGAGGAGCTGTTCCGGATCACGCGGGCCCTCGCCGGGCAGCGCGAGCTGCGCCGTGGGCTGTACGAGCCGCGGATCCGGGCAGCCGGACGAGTGGCCCTGGTCGACGGGCTCCTCGGCGGTCAGGGCACAGCAGCGACGCAGGTCGTGGCCCGGCGCGCGGCCGCTGCTCCTCGCGGTCGCCGCTACGTCGCGACGCTCGGCTACGTCGGCGACCTCGTCGCTGACCGCCGCAGCCGGCAGGTCGCGACCGTGACGTCCGCGACGGACCTGAGTCCCGCCCAACGCGATCGCCTCCTCGACGTGCTCGCTGCGACCTATGGTCGTGCGATCCAGCTCAACGTCATCGTGGCGCCCGACGTGGTCGGTGGGCTGCGGGTCCAGGTCGGCCCCGACGTGATCGACTCGACCGTCTTCGCCCGCCTTGCCGATGCTCGACGACAACTTGCCAGCTGACGCGCCGCGCGCCGCGCGCGACGTCCCACGAACACGTTTGACCGTACGCACCGCGTGCGCCACGACAGGAGAAGAGCAATGGCTGAGCTGACGATCCGGCCGGAGGACATCCGCGCTGCGCTGGACAGCTTCGTGAAGTCCTACGAGCCGACCCGAGCTGTCTCCGAGGAGGTGGGCCGTGTCAGCCTCGCCGGCGACGGCATCGCCCAGGTCGAAGGCCTGCCGGGCGCGATGGCCAACGAGCTGCTGCGCTTCGAGGACGGCACGCTCGGCCTCGCGCTGAACCTCGACGTCCGCGAGATCGGCGTCGTCGTCCTCGGTGAGTTCACCGGCATCGAGGAGGGCCAGGAGGTCCGCCGGACCGGCGAGGTCCTCTCGGTCCCCGTCGGTGACGGCTACCTCGGACGGGTCGTCGACCCGCTCGGCCACCCGATCGACGGGCTCGGCGACGTCGAGACCCACAGCCGTCGTGCGCTCGAGCTGCAGGCTCCCGGCGTCATGGACCGCAAGAGCGTCCACGAGCCGCTGCAGACCGGCCTCAAGGCCATCGACGCGATGATCCCGATCGGTCGCGGCCAGCGCCAGCTCATCATCGGCGACCGCCAGACCGGCAAGACCGCGATCGCGATCGACACGATCATCAACCAGAAGGCCAACTGGGCGACGGGCGACCCCCAGAAGCAGGTCCGCTGCATCTACGTCGCGATCGGCCAGAAGGGCTCGACGATCGCGGCCGTGCGTGCCTCGCTCGAGGAGGCCGGAGCGCTCGAGTACACGACGATCGTCGCGGCCCCCGCGTCCGACCCTGCCGGCTTCAAGTACCTCGCGCCGTACACGGGCTCGGCCATCGGCCAGCACTGGATGTACGAGGGCAAGCACGTCCTCATCGTCTTCGACGACCTGTCCAAGCAGGCCGAGGCCTACCGCGCCGTGTCGCTGCTGCTGCGGCGCCCGCCGGGCCGCGAGGCGTACCCCGGTGACGTCTTCTACCTGCACTCCCGCCTGCTCGAGCGTTGTGCCAAGCTCTCGGACGCGCTCGGCGCGGGTTCCATGACGGGCCTTCCCGTCATCGAGACCAAGGCGAACGACGTCTCGGCGTACATCCCGACGAACGTCATCTCGATCACCGACGGCCAGATCTTCCTGCAGTCGGACCTGTTCAACGCCGACCAGCGGCCGGCCGTGGACGTCGGCATCTCGGTCTCGCGCGTCGGCGGCGCGGCCCAGGTCAAGGCCATGAAGCAGGTCTCCGGGACGCTCAAGCTCGACCTCGCGCAGTTCCGCTCGCTCGAGGCCTTCGCGATGTTCGCCTCGGACCTCGATGCCGCCTCCCGCGCGCAGCTGACCCGTGGTGCACGCCTCATGGAGCTGCTGAAGCAGGGCCAGTTCAACCCGTACCCGGTCGAGGACCAGGTCGCGGCGATCTGGGCGGGCACCAAGGGCAAGCTCGACGACGTCCCGATCGCCGACGTCCGGCGCTTCGAGACCGAGCTCCTCGACCACCTGCGGCGCAACAGCGACGTGCTGACGACGATCGAGTCGTCGGGCAAGCTCGAGGCCGACACCGAGGCGGCACTGGGCGCGGCGGTCGACGACTTCCGCAACGGCTTCCTCAAGGGTGACGGGTCGCCGCTCGTCGGTGGCGACGTCGCCGACGAGGCGGTCGAGATCGACCAGGAGCAGATCGTCCGGCAGAAGAAGGCCTGAGGATGGCCGGAACCCAGCGCGTCTACAAGCAGCGCATCAAGTCGACCCAGGCGCTGAAGAAGATGTTCCGCGCCCAGGAGCTGATCGCTGCGTCGCGGATCGGACGTGCACGCGATCGCATGCACCACGCGACCCCGGCGTCGCGGGCGATCACGCACGCCGTCTCGGCGCTCGCCACGCACTCGACCGTGTCGCACCCGCTGCTCTCGCAGCGCAGCGACACGAACCGCGTCGCGGTGCTGCTGGTGGCGTCCGACCGCGGGATGGCGGGCGCGTACTCCGCGAGCGCCATCCGCGAGGCCGAGCGCCTGGTCGAGCGGCTCGAGGCCGCCGGCAAGGAGGTCGCGCTGTACGTGTTCGGGCGCCGCGCGGTCTCGTACTACTCGTTCCGTCGTCGCGCGCTGACCGGCCAGTGGACCGGCGGGTCGGACGCCCCGGACGTCGAGGTGGCCGACGAGATCGCAGGCGTCCTGCTCGAGGCCTTCCAGGCACCCGCTGACGAGGGCGGCGTGGGCGAGCTGCACGTCGTCTACACGCAGTTCGTCAACATGGTGACGCAGCGCCCCCGCGTCATCCGGATGCTGCCGCTCGAGGTCGTCGAGGGCGTCGCGCCGGTGGGCACGAACGAGGTGCTCCCGCTCTACGAGTTCGAACCGAGCCCCGAGGCCGTGCTCGACTCGCTGCTCCCGCGCTACGTGCGCAGCCGCATCTACTCCTGCAT contains:
- a CDS encoding MraY family glycosyltransferase, whose protein sequence is MRVYLLVMAIAAAVTYLLTPLARWIALRSGAITALRDRDVHTIPTPRLGGLAMLAGMLAALAMASRLPFLSGVFTNPRPVWGVVGGATLVCLLGVADDIWDLDWVTKLMGQVLAAGFMAWNGIQLFQLPIAGVLLGSQRMWLALTVLTVVVAMNAVNFVDGLDGLAAGVVAIGGAAFFLYSYLLTRGASPGDYSSFATLTLAVLVGACLGFLPHNLYPARIFMGDSGSMLLGLVIAAAAITVTGQIDVTVVLPRQQIPAFIPILLPLAVLVLPLLDMVLAVVRRVGAGRSPFHPDRMHLHHRLLALGHSHRRAVAIMYVWTAVFAFGGAALVVVSTTVAFVALGVGVVVAVLLTLGPLRGARVAPVTPETVR
- the atpB gene encoding F0F1 ATP synthase subunit A; its protein translation is MPAVTRSCGTADDSENALSSLAMIVPFATGDGGGFHAPTIGDIFPGPVLFDGTVFEINRLQIVRFIAAAALIVIFVIAARRATLVPGRFQNVVEMILDFVRVNVAEEILGKEKAPKFVALLTTMFCAILMFNLMGIVPGLNVAATALIGLPLMLAAWTYVSYLSAGVRELGLGGFLKNSLFPPGVPPFLYVLLTPVEFLQVFVIRPATLALRLMANMVSGHLMLALCFSATQYFIFEAVPAMKGFGALTFAGGFIFTLFEVFVATLQAYIFVILTAVYINLSVSKEH
- the atpE gene encoding ATP synthase F0 subunit C — encoded protein: MALAETTTVLAEVSGNIATIGYGLAVLGPGIGLGILIGKTVEGIARQPEVAGQLRTTMFIGIGFVEVLGLLGLITGFLFK
- a CDS encoding F0F1 ATP synthase subunit B → MIAAALSAAVLTAAETTGEPDGLALLIPEPYDILWSTVVLAVIAFSFYRFVLPKFQAVLDERTALIQGGIAKAESAQAEAAIALAAYHQQLQDARTEAARIREDARAEGSQILAEHRTKANEEAARLVETAHKQIEAERQQASVSLRADVGSLATQLASKIVGESLEDSARQSRVVDRFLDELEASTTTNAGKGN
- a CDS encoding F0F1 ATP synthase subunit delta; its protein translation is MRGTSRASLQSARDRFEPVLTAAGVGALTLGQELFAFVDALDSSASLRRTLTDPSVDADAKGALAARLLTAADPRTVELVRDLVGARWSTDGDLGDAAEELAFHAVLASAENDGGLQKVEEELFRITRALAGQRELRRGLYEPRIRAAGRVALVDGLLGGQGTAATQVVARRAAAAPRGRRYVATLGYVGDLVADRRSRQVATVTSATDLSPAQRDRLLDVLAATYGRAIQLNVIVAPDVVGGLRVQVGPDVIDSTVFARLADARRQLAS
- the atpA gene encoding F0F1 ATP synthase subunit alpha — translated: MAELTIRPEDIRAALDSFVKSYEPTRAVSEEVGRVSLAGDGIAQVEGLPGAMANELLRFEDGTLGLALNLDVREIGVVVLGEFTGIEEGQEVRRTGEVLSVPVGDGYLGRVVDPLGHPIDGLGDVETHSRRALELQAPGVMDRKSVHEPLQTGLKAIDAMIPIGRGQRQLIIGDRQTGKTAIAIDTIINQKANWATGDPQKQVRCIYVAIGQKGSTIAAVRASLEEAGALEYTTIVAAPASDPAGFKYLAPYTGSAIGQHWMYEGKHVLIVFDDLSKQAEAYRAVSLLLRRPPGREAYPGDVFYLHSRLLERCAKLSDALGAGSMTGLPVIETKANDVSAYIPTNVISITDGQIFLQSDLFNADQRPAVDVGISVSRVGGAAQVKAMKQVSGTLKLDLAQFRSLEAFAMFASDLDAASRAQLTRGARLMELLKQGQFNPYPVEDQVAAIWAGTKGKLDDVPIADVRRFETELLDHLRRNSDVLTTIESSGKLEADTEAALGAAVDDFRNGFLKGDGSPLVGGDVADEAVEIDQEQIVRQKKA
- a CDS encoding F0F1 ATP synthase subunit gamma translates to MAGTQRVYKQRIKSTQALKKMFRAQELIAASRIGRARDRMHHATPASRAITHAVSALATHSTVSHPLLSQRSDTNRVAVLLVASDRGMAGAYSASAIREAERLVERLEAAGKEVALYVFGRRAVSYYSFRRRALTGQWTGGSDAPDVEVADEIAGVLLEAFQAPADEGGVGELHVVYTQFVNMVTQRPRVIRMLPLEVVEGVAPVGTNEVLPLYEFEPSPEAVLDSLLPRYVRSRIYSCMLQAAASELAARQRAMHTATDNAEELIRLYTRLANQARQSEITQEISEIVSGADALAS